In one window of Pseudoalteromonas espejiana DSM 9414 DNA:
- the panP gene encoding pyridoxal-dependent aspartate 1-decarboxylase PanP: MDQKRCAVASKESLKRIFTVPEAPDSTLSKIELEISSNLAGFLNENIAAIEKPLHEIEKDFQAAVIPENPTFVSAYAQDIMEQLVAHSVHTAAPSFIGHMTSALPHFLLPLSKLMVGLNQNLVKIETSKAFTPLERQVLGMMHHLAYSQDESFYSKWMHSAKTSLGAFCSGGTVANITALWIARNRLLKPDGNFKGIGAQGLIAGMLHYGYKGLAILVSERGHYSLGKSIDLLGIGRENLIGVKTCENNKVDVNAMRDKALELESQGIKVMAIVGVAGTTETGNIDPLEAMADLAQEINCHFHVDAAWGGATLLSQTHRPLLKGIERADSITIDAHKQMYVPMGAGLVLFKDPAATDAIEHHAEYILRKGSKDLGSHTLEGSRPGMAMLVHACLRVIGRKGYEMLIDRSIKKAHYFADLIKADEDFELISEPELCLLTYRYVPKKIKQAIAEADEKTRIDIFASLNRFTASMQKRQRESGRSFVSRTRLTPSKYDNQPTVVFRVVLANPLTSGVILKEILAEQKELAKSDPVFKKYLSKYM, from the coding sequence ATGGATCAAAAGCGTTGTGCCGTCGCCTCTAAAGAAAGCCTTAAGCGTATATTTACTGTACCTGAAGCGCCTGACTCAACTTTAAGCAAAATAGAGCTTGAAATTTCGAGTAATTTAGCAGGGTTTTTAAACGAAAATATAGCGGCAATTGAAAAGCCGTTACATGAAATTGAAAAAGATTTTCAAGCTGCGGTGATCCCAGAAAACCCAACGTTTGTATCTGCTTACGCCCAAGACATTATGGAGCAACTTGTTGCCCATTCTGTGCATACGGCTGCGCCCAGCTTTATTGGCCATATGACATCGGCTTTACCGCATTTTTTACTGCCGCTTTCTAAGTTGATGGTTGGGCTAAACCAAAACTTGGTAAAAATAGAAACCTCTAAAGCATTTACCCCTTTAGAGCGCCAAGTACTAGGCATGATGCACCATTTAGCTTACTCGCAAGATGAGTCGTTCTATTCAAAGTGGATGCACAGCGCTAAAACATCACTCGGTGCATTTTGCTCCGGTGGTACAGTGGCAAACATTACTGCATTGTGGATAGCGCGTAACCGCCTGTTAAAGCCTGATGGAAACTTTAAAGGTATAGGTGCACAGGGCTTAATTGCTGGTATGTTGCATTATGGCTATAAAGGTTTGGCTATATTGGTTTCTGAGCGTGGGCATTACTCGTTAGGTAAATCAATTGATTTACTGGGCATAGGGCGCGAAAACCTAATTGGTGTTAAAACCTGCGAAAATAATAAGGTTGATGTAAATGCTATGCGAGATAAGGCCTTAGAGCTTGAGTCGCAAGGTATAAAGGTAATGGCAATTGTGGGTGTGGCAGGGACTACCGAAACCGGTAATATTGACCCGCTCGAAGCTATGGCCGACTTAGCACAAGAAATAAATTGCCACTTTCATGTAGATGCAGCATGGGGTGGAGCGACGCTTTTATCGCAAACACATCGCCCACTTTTAAAAGGGATTGAGCGTGCAGACTCTATTACGATAGATGCGCACAAGCAAATGTATGTTCCTATGGGCGCGGGCTTAGTGTTATTTAAAGACCCCGCAGCAACCGATGCGATTGAACATCATGCTGAGTATATTTTACGTAAAGGCTCAAAAGATTTAGGTAGCCATACACTTGAAGGCAGCCGCCCAGGTATGGCTATGTTAGTGCATGCTTGCTTACGTGTTATTGGCCGTAAAGGCTACGAAATGCTAATTGATCGTAGCATTAAAAAAGCTCATTACTTTGCCGATTTAATTAAAGCGGATGAAGATTTTGAGCTTATTTCGGAGCCAGAGCTGTGCTTATTAACGTATCGTTATGTTCCTAAAAAAATTAAGCAAGCCATTGCAGAAGCTGATGAAAAAACACGTATTGATATTTTTGCCTCATTAAATCGTTTTACAGCCAGTATGCAAAAACGCCAGCGTGAGTCGGGTCGCTCGTTTGTATCGCGTACACGTTTAACGCCTTCAAAGTACGATAACCAACCCACGGTTGTGTTTAGAGTCGTGCTTGCAAACCCGCTAACATCGGGTGTTATATTAAAAGAAATTTTGGCTGAGCAAAAAGAGCTGGCTAAGTCAGATCCGGTGTTTAAAAAGTATTTAAGTAAATATATGTAA
- a CDS encoding ABC transporter permease: MFKYGVALKSLWIKECIRFLRIWVQTLVPPAITMSLYFVIFGNLIGSRIGEMGGFSYMEFIVPGLIMMSVITNSYSNVASSFYSTKFQKSIEELLVAPVPNYIIVLGYMGGGMTRGMMVGFIVTCVSLLFVDIQIHNIFVIMATVILTSAVFALGGLINAIYANSFDDISIIPTFILTPLTYLGGVFYSITLLPEFWQNVSQINPIIYMVNAFRYGFLGVSDVDLSVALGVILVFITVLFTLALTLIKKGVGLRH; the protein is encoded by the coding sequence ATGTTTAAATATGGCGTAGCCTTAAAAAGTTTATGGATTAAAGAGTGTATTCGTTTTTTACGTATTTGGGTGCAAACCTTAGTACCACCTGCTATTACCATGAGCTTATATTTTGTTATTTTTGGTAATTTAATTGGCTCGCGCATTGGCGAAATGGGCGGCTTTAGCTACATGGAGTTTATCGTTCCGGGCTTAATTATGATGTCAGTTATAACTAACTCATACTCAAACGTAGCCTCTAGTTTTTACTCCACAAAATTTCAAAAAAGCATTGAAGAGCTATTAGTTGCACCGGTCCCTAATTACATTATTGTACTTGGTTATATGGGCGGCGGTATGACCCGTGGCATGATGGTTGGCTTTATAGTGACCTGCGTATCGCTATTGTTTGTTGATATTCAAATCCATAACATTTTTGTAATTATGGCGACGGTTATTTTAACGTCGGCAGTATTTGCATTAGGTGGATTAATTAACGCGATTTATGCAAATAGCTTTGATGATATTAGTATTATTCCCACCTTTATTTTAACGCCACTTACCTATTTAGGCGGGGTATTTTATTCAATAACATTACTTCCTGAATTTTGGCAGAACGTGTCGCAAATAAATCCAATAATTTACATGGTTAATGCTTTTCGTTACGGCTTTTTAGGTGTGTCGGATGTTGATTTAAGTGTGGCGCTTGGCGTTATATTGGTATTTATTACGGTATTATTTACTTTAGCACTTACGCTAATTAAAAAAGGTGTGGGGCTTAGACACTAA
- the argE gene encoding acetylornithine deacetylase encodes MSLPSFISMYQQLIAAPSISAIEDSLCMSNKSVIELLARWCESLGFTCEIIELEGGKGRYNLLAKRGQGDGGLMLAGHTDTVPFDDSRWNHDPFKLTQQDNKLYGLGSIDMKGFFAFVLQAISELDEKQQTQPILILATADEETTMAGAQQICKHPNLKPARCIIGEPTDMTPVFTHKGHMSTAIRVVGRSGHSSDPERGLNAIEVMHKVTTKSLILKEQLKNKYSVEHFEIPYPTLNLGHIHGGDNANRICGCCEMHIDMRPLPGLSVKDLQALLIDATKDINEQYPNAVSVIDLHEPIPAFSGSTDSALVKMAEKIAGEKAVAVNYCTEAPFIQQLGCETIVMGPGSINQAHQPDEFLAMEKIKPSQHIITEIIKANCFS; translated from the coding sequence ATGTCTTTGCCATCGTTTATCTCTATGTATCAGCAACTCATTGCAGCCCCCTCTATTAGTGCAATAGAAGATAGCCTGTGCATGAGCAATAAAAGTGTAATTGAACTGCTTGCCCGCTGGTGCGAAAGCTTAGGTTTTACGTGTGAAATTATAGAATTAGAAGGCGGTAAAGGCCGCTATAACTTATTAGCTAAACGCGGCCAAGGTGATGGTGGTTTAATGCTTGCTGGACACACCGATACAGTACCGTTTGATGATAGCCGTTGGAATCACGATCCATTTAAATTAACGCAACAAGATAATAAACTGTACGGATTAGGCAGCATTGATATGAAAGGCTTTTTTGCTTTTGTGCTGCAAGCAATTAGTGAACTTGATGAAAAACAACAAACCCAGCCAATTTTAATACTTGCCACCGCCGATGAAGAGACCACCATGGCAGGCGCGCAGCAAATTTGTAAGCACCCTAATTTAAAACCTGCTCGGTGTATAATTGGTGAACCTACTGATATGACACCTGTATTTACTCATAAAGGGCATATGAGCACCGCTATCAGAGTTGTAGGTCGCTCAGGTCATAGCTCCGATCCCGAACGTGGTCTTAACGCCATCGAAGTAATGCATAAAGTGACTACAAAATCACTGATCTTAAAAGAGCAATTAAAGAATAAATATTCAGTAGAGCATTTCGAAATCCCCTATCCCACACTTAATTTAGGCCATATACACGGTGGCGACAACGCAAACAGAATTTGTGGCTGTTGTGAAATGCATATAGACATGCGCCCATTACCTGGCTTAAGCGTTAAAGATTTACAAGCCTTACTAATAGACGCCACTAAAGATATAAACGAGCAATACCCAAATGCAGTAAGTGTAATTGACCTCCATGAGCCTATTCCTGCATTTAGCGGCAGCACCGACAGCGCACTGGTAAAAATGGCAGAAAAAATAGCAGGCGAAAAAGCCGTTGCAGTAAACTACTGCACCGAAGCGCCATTTATTCAGCAACTAGGCTGCGAAACTATTGTAATGGGGCCTGGTTCTATTAACCAAGCTCATCAGCCCGATGAGTTTTTAGCAATGGAAAAAATAAAGCCATCACAACATATTATTACTGAAATAATAAAAGCTAATTGCTTTAGCTAA
- the trmB gene encoding tRNA (guanine(46)-N(7))-methyltransferase TrmB codes for MSDANSRSIVSNQAGIHEKLDEIVNKHLNAEFKKPIAEHTQKAFDEVNAKVQAFNGPLILDSCCGVGESSANLAKRHPDALVIGIDKSSHRLDKHDVEYKQTDSGQYILVQADLNDFWRLAVAANWQPTHHYLLYPNPWPKSKHIQRRWHGAAIFPFIVKLGGQLEVRSNWDIYVKEFARALALTGNPCNVTLYESDDAITPFERKYWASGQQSHRLVINL; via the coding sequence ATGAGCGATGCAAATTCACGTAGTATTGTATCTAACCAAGCAGGTATTCACGAAAAGCTTGATGAAATCGTTAATAAACACCTAAACGCTGAGTTTAAAAAGCCCATTGCTGAGCATACTCAAAAAGCGTTTGATGAAGTAAACGCAAAGGTGCAGGCCTTTAATGGCCCGCTAATTTTAGACTCGTGTTGTGGCGTAGGTGAAAGTAGCGCTAACTTAGCTAAACGCCACCCTGATGCACTAGTGATTGGTATTGATAAGTCGTCTCATCGCCTTGATAAGCACGATGTAGAATACAAGCAAACTGATAGCGGGCAGTATATTTTAGTGCAAGCCGATTTAAACGATTTTTGGCGTTTAGCGGTGGCTGCTAATTGGCAACCTACACATCATTACTTGCTTTACCCTAACCCGTGGCCTAAATCTAAGCATATTCAGCGCAGATGGCATGGAGCGGCTATTTTTCCGTTTATTGTTAAGTTAGGTGGGCAGTTAGAGGTTCGCAGTAATTGGGATATTTACGTAAAAGAGTTTGCCAGAGCGCTTGCGCTAACTGGCAACCCTTGCAATGTAACATTGTATGAGTCAGATGATGCAATCACACCGTTTGAGCGCAAGTACTGGGCCAGCGGCCAGCAGAGCCACCGGCTAGTTATTAACCTTTAA
- the argB gene encoding acetylglutamate kinase, with the protein MSTKTWVIKLGGAVLNTENAAKALFDVLSTEQNNQFVIVHGGGSLVDTWLKQAGFASAKHQGLRISPSEQMPYIVGALAGCANKQLVAQAINAGHKPVGLSLYEAGVSASQKLKALGQVGKCTSNDDSIVNDLLNLGRLPIVSSIGFDEQGNWYNVNADEAAAAIASNLNAELIFMTDVEAVLDANKQPLHQLDTKHIDTLIDEGVILGGMEVKVKTSLHAAQHLRRGVYISSWQKPENLTALLQGEHVGTKITP; encoded by the coding sequence ATGAGCACTAAAACGTGGGTAATTAAATTAGGTGGTGCAGTCCTTAATACTGAAAATGCAGCTAAAGCACTATTTGATGTGTTAAGCACAGAGCAAAATAACCAGTTTGTAATTGTGCATGGTGGTGGCTCGTTAGTTGATACCTGGCTAAAACAGGCAGGCTTTGCTAGTGCAAAACATCAAGGTTTACGTATTAGCCCGAGTGAACAAATGCCATATATTGTAGGTGCTTTAGCAGGTTGTGCTAATAAACAGCTTGTGGCTCAAGCAATTAATGCAGGGCATAAACCTGTTGGGTTAAGCCTTTATGAAGCCGGTGTTAGTGCTTCGCAAAAGCTAAAAGCACTTGGTCAAGTAGGTAAATGTACAAGTAATGATGATTCAATTGTAAACGATTTACTTAATCTTGGCCGCTTACCTATTGTCAGTTCTATTGGCTTTGACGAGCAAGGCAACTGGTACAACGTGAATGCCGATGAAGCTGCAGCAGCGATTGCTAGCAATCTAAACGCAGAACTTATATTTATGACCGATGTAGAAGCGGTGCTTGATGCAAATAAACAGCCGCTACATCAACTTGACACAAAACACATTGATACTTTAATTGATGAAGGAGTAATTTTGGGCGGGATGGAGGTCAAAGTTAAGACCAGCCTACACGCTGCCCAACATTTACGACGAGGTGTGTACATTTCCAGTTGGCAAAAGCCAGAAAACTTAACTGCTTTGCTACAAGGCGAGCATGTCGGAACAAAGATTACACCATAG
- a CDS encoding EAL domain-containing protein, which produces MLTGKLKGNWFIAGFTLFLISLLVYVYYTYSTARSEIMNAVDERLLNAATSVKHILGQNYHDSINQGFDISFSVYQNKNKQLSELAQALDIAYVYSMIMRNNKVYFTSSSYTKEDQENARVTQFLDLYPEATDINMGAFYSTEPVFEQSSDQWGEFKTVFIPFVDSAGNTYITGADITLDDLNKKLQYSVTKAVITASFFFFIAILVAAIYIYLLKRTIETDSSTGFANHIALEYFIKKSNLHHMQLAVIWINEIEDINSFYGTQVGDSVMKNLLNHFKSRCPQSCKVFRLAANKIAILAPRELAGAELTDLVESYNFNSPVLTSPFIYITYCSGIASGNKSLLLENAHIAALQAKQSREHVVSYSKVMNDVKNQYQYNVSLAKEVQDAFDNNRIVPYFQAVFDTTTEHVLHYECLARMVTENGEILKPDSFINVVTRSRMGGLLTRTLFTQCVERFRKTDICWSLNISGQDILDPSLSEYIANELKRYPHPENITLGLLESHAVAHFSEVKTFIAMVKTKGVNVIITGFGSGYSNISNALKLEVNGIKLDGALVKQVISDNNIALFIEHTVNFSSQLGLQLMAESVENISIVNALKKVNVTLMQGNYFSYPAPHVNSSNEEEAVL; this is translated from the coding sequence ATGCTAACAGGGAAATTAAAAGGGAATTGGTTTATAGCTGGTTTTACATTGTTTTTAATCAGTTTATTAGTTTATGTTTACTACACCTACAGCACAGCGCGCAGTGAAATAATGAACGCTGTAGATGAGCGTCTGTTAAATGCAGCCACAAGCGTTAAGCATATTTTAGGGCAAAACTACCACGATAGTATTAACCAAGGCTTCGACATTAGCTTTTCGGTTTATCAAAACAAAAACAAGCAACTTTCCGAGCTAGCCCAAGCACTAGATATTGCTTATGTCTATTCTATGATAATGCGAAATAATAAAGTTTATTTTACATCATCTAGCTATACAAAAGAGGATCAAGAAAACGCACGTGTTACGCAGTTTCTTGATTTATACCCTGAAGCAACCGACATAAACATGGGCGCCTTTTATTCTACTGAGCCTGTTTTTGAACAATCGAGTGATCAATGGGGAGAATTTAAAACCGTATTTATCCCCTTTGTGGATAGCGCCGGCAATACCTATATTACCGGAGCCGATATAACTCTCGATGATTTAAACAAAAAGCTTCAATACAGTGTCACCAAGGCCGTTATTACAGCCAGCTTTTTCTTTTTTATAGCCATACTTGTTGCAGCAATTTATATATATCTTTTAAAACGCACCATAGAAACAGACTCAAGCACGGGGTTTGCTAACCATATAGCCTTAGAATACTTTATTAAAAAAAGTAATTTGCACCATATGCAGCTTGCAGTAATTTGGATTAATGAAATTGAGGATATAAACAGCTTTTACGGTACCCAAGTTGGCGATTCGGTCATGAAAAACCTACTTAATCACTTTAAAAGCCGCTGCCCACAAAGTTGTAAAGTGTTTAGGCTTGCTGCTAATAAAATAGCAATACTTGCACCTAGAGAGCTGGCTGGAGCAGAGCTTACCGACTTAGTTGAGTCGTACAATTTTAATAGCCCCGTTTTAACTAGCCCATTTATTTATATAACGTATTGCTCGGGTATCGCCAGTGGTAATAAGTCACTGCTTTTAGAAAACGCGCATATTGCGGCACTTCAAGCTAAACAAAGCCGTGAACACGTAGTTAGCTATTCAAAAGTAATGAATGATGTAAAAAATCAATATCAATATAACGTAAGCCTTGCAAAAGAAGTGCAAGATGCCTTTGATAACAACCGCATTGTGCCTTATTTTCAAGCTGTATTTGACACAACAACAGAGCATGTACTGCATTACGAATGCTTAGCGCGCATGGTTACCGAAAATGGTGAAATATTAAAACCCGACTCTTTTATAAATGTTGTAACCCGTTCAAGAATGGGTGGCTTATTAACACGCACTTTGTTTACTCAGTGTGTTGAGCGCTTTAGAAAAACAGATATATGTTGGAGCCTTAATATAAGCGGCCAAGACATCCTCGACCCAAGTTTAAGTGAATACATAGCAAATGAACTAAAACGCTATCCACACCCAGAAAATATAACGCTTGGGCTATTAGAGTCTCATGCTGTTGCGCATTTCTCAGAAGTAAAAACATTCATCGCTATGGTAAAAACTAAGGGTGTTAATGTAATAATTACGGGGTTTGGCAGTGGGTATTCAAATATATCAAATGCGTTAAAGCTTGAAGTAAATGGTATTAAGCTCGACGGTGCTTTAGTTAAGCAAGTAATTAGCGACAACAACATTGCACTTTTTATTGAGCACACCGTTAACTTTTCGAGCCAATTAGGCCTTCAGCTCATGGCTGAGTCGGTAGAAAATATAAGTATTGTAAATGCGCTTAAAAAAGTAAATGTGACACTGATGCAGGGTAATTATTTTTCCTACCCAGCGCCACATGTAAACTCATCAAATGAAGAAGAAGCGGTACTTTAA
- the argC gene encoding N-acetyl-gamma-glutamyl-phosphate reductase, producing the protein MNVVIIGASGYSGAELASLIAKHPNLTLSGCYVSEGSLDKHKLLSDLYPEHSGLLDLPLLPLSDAAFDDISTSADYICLCTDHKVSVDLAPQFLAMGKKVFDLSGGYRLASNDDYVTFYGFEHQHPELLNEAAYGLAEWNSDAIANAQLVAVAGCYPTAALNALKPLQQAGLLSDDKVIINAVSGVTGAGRKASVGTHFCEVSLAPYGLFNHRHGPEIEQHLGHKVLFTPHLGNFPRGILETIYVQLKPNVTKENVSEAYKVLANEPLIRLLGDKIPSIKGVAKQPYVDIGWQQQGSQLIVMAAIDNLLKGAAGQALQCINLSMNLDHTTGLKGAF; encoded by the coding sequence ATGAATGTAGTGATTATTGGCGCAAGCGGTTATAGCGGCGCAGAGTTAGCAAGTTTAATTGCTAAGCACCCTAATTTAACCTTATCTGGTTGTTATGTATCTGAGGGAAGTTTAGACAAACATAAATTGCTTAGCGATTTATACCCAGAGCATAGCGGATTACTTGACCTGCCATTATTACCTTTAAGTGATGCTGCATTTGATGATATTAGCACAAGCGCTGATTACATCTGTTTATGCACTGACCATAAAGTAAGTGTAGATTTAGCACCGCAATTTTTAGCCATGGGTAAAAAAGTATTTGATTTATCTGGTGGTTATCGCCTTGCTAGTAATGACGACTACGTAACTTTTTATGGTTTTGAGCACCAACACCCTGAGCTATTAAATGAAGCAGCTTACGGTTTAGCCGAATGGAATAGTGACGCAATAGCAAATGCGCAACTCGTTGCAGTGGCAGGTTGTTACCCAACTGCTGCGCTTAATGCGCTAAAACCACTACAGCAAGCGGGCTTGTTGAGCGACGATAAAGTTATTATTAATGCGGTTTCTGGTGTAACTGGCGCAGGGCGTAAAGCCAGCGTAGGTACTCACTTTTGTGAAGTATCGCTTGCCCCTTATGGTTTATTTAACCATCGCCATGGTCCAGAAATTGAACAGCACCTGGGTCATAAGGTGTTATTTACACCGCACTTAGGAAATTTCCCTCGTGGTATTTTAGAAACTATTTATGTACAGCTTAAGCCAAACGTTACCAAGGAAAACGTTTCTGAAGCTTATAAAGTACTTGCAAACGAGCCATTAATTCGTTTGTTAGGCGATAAAATACCGTCTATTAAAGGCGTAGCAAAACAGCCGTATGTTGATATTGGTTGGCAACAACAAGGTTCGCAGTTAATTGTTATGGCAGCCATAGATAATTTATTAAAAGGCGCTGCAGGCCAAGCATTGCAGTGTATTAACTTATCAATGAATTTAGATCACACAACGGGTTTAAAGGGAGCCTTTTAA